The proteins below are encoded in one region of Buttiauxella gaviniae:
- a CDS encoding MetQ/NlpA family ABC transporter substrate-binding protein, with protein sequence MKNASFKLAGIALSLTLAFSAQAAETLRIAADPVPHAEILAFVQKLDPNLKLKIVELSNGVNANELLANGDVDANYFQHVPYLQDQEKALGKKFTVAATVHIEPLGIYSHKYKDLKSVPENATIALPNNVTNLSRALYLLQDKGLITLKAEFKDAATNQATPKDIASNPKKLKIIEIEAPQLPRSLDDVDLAVINGNYALEAGLTPSKDALGLESATHNPYANILVTNPNLANDPRIKELAKDLQSPQVADFIRKQFNGSVIPVATPQS encoded by the coding sequence ATGAAAAATGCCTCTTTTAAACTGGCAGGGATCGCGCTGTCTTTGACTCTGGCTTTCAGCGCTCAGGCCGCCGAAACATTACGTATCGCAGCCGATCCGGTTCCGCACGCGGAGATCCTCGCCTTTGTGCAAAAACTCGATCCGAATCTGAAATTAAAAATCGTTGAGCTCAGTAACGGCGTGAATGCAAACGAACTCCTGGCAAACGGCGACGTTGACGCCAACTATTTCCAGCACGTGCCTTATCTGCAAGATCAGGAAAAAGCGCTGGGGAAAAAATTCACCGTTGCCGCAACGGTGCATATCGAACCGCTGGGGATTTATTCGCACAAATATAAAGACCTTAAATCCGTCCCGGAAAATGCCACTATCGCGTTGCCGAACAATGTCACCAACCTGAGCCGGGCGCTCTATCTGTTGCAGGACAAAGGGCTGATTACCCTGAAGGCCGAATTTAAAGACGCCGCCACAAACCAGGCCACGCCGAAAGACATCGCCAGCAATCCGAAGAAGCTGAAAATTATCGAAATCGAAGCGCCGCAGTTGCCGCGATCCCTGGATGATGTGGATCTGGCTGTGATTAACGGAAACTACGCGCTGGAGGCCGGTTTAACGCCATCGAAAGATGCGCTGGGGCTGGAAAGCGCTACCCATAACCCGTACGCCAATATTCTGGTCACCAACCCGAATCTGGCTAACGACCCGCGCATCAAGGAGCTGGCGAAAGATCTGCAATCCCCGCAGGTTGCCGACTTTATTCGCAAGCAGTTCAACGGCTCCGTGATCCCGGTTGCTACACCACAATCATGA
- the tomB gene encoding Hha toxicity modulator TomB, producing MDEYSPKRHDIAQLKFLCENLYHDCLANLGESNHGWVNDPTSAINLQLNELIEHIAAFALNYKIKYDDESKLIEQIDEYLDDTFMLFSNYGINAQDLQKWRKSGNRLFRCFVSESRANPVSLSF from the coding sequence ATGGACGAATACTCACCAAAACGGCATGATATAGCGCAGCTTAAATTTCTCTGCGAAAACCTGTATCATGATTGCCTTGCCAACCTTGGAGAGAGTAATCATGGTTGGGTTAATGATCCTACTTCAGCCATTAACTTGCAGTTAAATGAATTGATTGAGCATATAGCTGCCTTCGCACTTAATTACAAAATTAAGTACGATGATGAGAGTAAATTGATTGAACAGATTGATGAATATTTAGACGATACATTTATGCTTTTCAGTAACTACGGCATCAATGCCCAAGACTTACAGAAATGGCGTAAGTCCGGAAACCGATTATTCCGATGTTTCGTTTCAGAGAGCCGCGCTAACCCTGTAAGCCTCTCCTTCTAA
- the maa gene encoding maltose O-acetyltransferase, with protein MSEEKNKMIAGELYRPADQELREDRIKARHLIHRFNHTGPDEKAVRTELLAQLLGQSQDAYIEPSFRCDYGYNIFLGKNFYANFDCVILDVCPVYIGDNCMLAPGVHIYTATHPLDAETRNSGVEFGKPVTIGHNVWIGGRAVINPGVTIGDNVVIGAGSVVTKDIPANSVVAGNPARLIKMVPAAAQ; from the coding sequence ATGAGTGAAGAAAAAAACAAAATGATCGCAGGTGAACTCTATCGCCCTGCCGACCAGGAACTTCGTGAAGACCGTATTAAAGCGCGTCATTTGATTCACCGCTTTAATCACACAGGCCCTGATGAAAAGGCCGTACGAACGGAATTACTTGCGCAACTGTTAGGCCAAAGCCAGGACGCATATATTGAACCGTCGTTTCGCTGCGATTATGGCTACAATATTTTCCTCGGCAAAAACTTCTACGCTAATTTTGACTGTGTGATTCTCGATGTTTGCCCCGTTTATATCGGCGATAATTGCATGCTGGCGCCAGGCGTTCATATTTATACCGCAACCCATCCACTGGATGCCGAAACCCGCAATAGCGGTGTGGAATTTGGCAAACCCGTTACCATCGGCCATAACGTCTGGATTGGCGGGCGGGCGGTGATAAACCCAGGCGTAACGATTGGCGATAACGTGGTGATTGGCGCAGGCTCGGTGGTCACCAAAGATATTCCGGCAAATTCGGTAGTGGCAGGAAACCCGGCGCGGTTAATTAAAATGGTTCCCGCTGCCGCTCAGTAA
- a CDS encoding YlaC family protein: MTEIQRLLTDTIEQLNAEEKRDNRPRFSISFIRKHPGLFVGMWIGWFATLWVMLESDTLAGSVWLLVVLFALLNGFFFFDVNPRYRYDDIDVLDLRVCYNGEWYNTRNVPATLIEKILHSPKVDEQQKSLLHKMITTKGELSFYDIFSLGRA; the protein is encoded by the coding sequence ATGACTGAAATTCAGCGTCTGCTCACCGATACCATCGAGCAACTTAATGCCGAAGAAAAACGCGATAATCGCCCGCGTTTTAGCATCAGCTTTATTCGCAAACATCCGGGGTTGTTTGTCGGAATGTGGATTGGCTGGTTTGCCACGCTATGGGTAATGCTGGAATCGGACACGTTGGCGGGTTCGGTCTGGTTATTGGTCGTGCTGTTTGCTCTATTGAACGGTTTCTTCTTTTTCGATGTGAATCCGCGCTATCGCTACGATGATATCGATGTGCTGGATTTACGCGTTTGCTATAACGGCGAGTGGTACAACACGCGCAACGTGCCTGCGACATTAATCGAGAAAATCCTCCATTCCCCAAAGGTGGATGAACAACAAAAATCGCTGCTGCATAAAATGATAACGACGAAAGGCGAACTCTCTTTTTACGACATCTTCTCTTTAGGCCGCGCATAA
- a CDS encoding isopenicillin N synthase family dioxygenase, which yields MSRTTTQALPILDLLALEGTATDRAAFLEQLRHAARDIGFFYLINHGISPELQQAVQDEAQQFFSLPDEEKQKVAMIHSPHFRGYNRAASELTRGKPDWREQFDIGAERPALSVNESQPGWLRLQGPNLWPDSLPTLKPTLLQFQREMTAVALKLLRTFAQALELPANSFDNLYGNKPNEHIKLIRYPGQQATEGNQGVGAHKDSGFLSFLLQDQQQGLQVEVTPDNWIDAAPLPGSFVVNIGELLELATNGYLRATVHRVVSPPPGQERQSVAFFLGAQLDAVVPIYALPPQLAQQAHGPESDPHNPLLRDVGWNYLKGRLRSHPDVAERYYPDVLRNSTELIA from the coding sequence ATGAGCAGAACAACGACCCAAGCCTTGCCAATACTCGATCTTTTAGCCCTTGAAGGTACAGCCACCGATCGCGCTGCGTTTCTGGAGCAATTACGCCACGCTGCTCGGGATATCGGTTTCTTCTACTTGATCAATCATGGAATTAGCCCCGAACTGCAACAGGCCGTTCAGGATGAAGCCCAACAGTTTTTCTCTTTGCCAGATGAAGAAAAACAAAAAGTTGCGATGATTCACTCCCCCCATTTTCGTGGTTACAACCGCGCTGCCAGCGAACTCACCCGCGGGAAACCAGACTGGCGCGAACAGTTTGATATTGGCGCTGAACGCCCTGCACTTTCGGTCAATGAATCGCAACCCGGCTGGTTGCGTTTGCAAGGACCTAATCTCTGGCCTGATTCATTACCCACGCTCAAACCGACTCTGCTGCAATTCCAGCGCGAAATGACGGCGGTCGCTTTGAAACTGTTGCGCACTTTTGCGCAAGCGCTGGAGCTTCCGGCAAACAGCTTCGATAACCTGTATGGCAATAAGCCTAACGAACATATCAAACTGATTCGTTACCCAGGTCAGCAGGCTACTGAAGGAAATCAGGGTGTGGGCGCCCACAAAGATTCCGGCTTCCTGAGCTTCTTGCTACAAGATCAGCAGCAAGGTTTGCAGGTCGAAGTCACGCCTGACAACTGGATAGATGCCGCCCCTTTACCCGGCAGTTTTGTGGTGAATATCGGTGAGTTGCTGGAGCTGGCAACCAATGGATATTTACGTGCCACGGTACACCGCGTGGTCTCCCCTCCGCCCGGTCAGGAACGCCAGTCGGTAGCATTTTTCCTCGGCGCACAATTAGATGCCGTCGTCCCGATTTACGCACTTCCGCCACAGCTTGCGCAACAGGCTCATGGCCCGGAAAGCGACCCGCACAATCCGCTACTGCGTGATGTCGGTTGGAATTACCTGAAAGGCCGTCTGCGTTCACATCCTGACGTAGCGGAACGTTATTACCCGGATGTCTTGCGTAACAGCACTGAACTCATCGCTTAA
- a CDS encoding HHA domain-containing protein, which yields MTTKPLTKTDYLMRLRRCQTIDTLERVIEKNKYELSDNELAVFYSAADHRLAELTMNKLYDKIPPSVWKFIR from the coding sequence ATGACAACAAAACCATTAACCAAGACCGATTATTTGATGCGCCTGCGACGTTGCCAAACAATTGATACATTAGAGCGCGTGATTGAAAAGAATAAATACGAATTATCAGATAATGAATTGGCGGTATTTTATTCAGCAGCAGACCACCGTCTGGCAGAACTGACCATGAATAAGCTTTACGATAAAATACCACCTTCTGTATGGAAATTTATTCGCTAA
- the ykgO gene encoding type B 50S ribosomal protein L36 → MKVLNSLRSAKQRHPDCQIVKRKGRLYVICKSNPRFKAVQGRKKRR, encoded by the coding sequence ATGAAGGTATTAAATTCGTTACGGAGCGCGAAACAACGTCACCCGGATTGCCAGATCGTAAAACGCAAAGGGCGGCTGTATGTGATTTGCAAAAGTAACCCGCGGTTTAAAGCGGTGCAGGGCAGGAAGAAGCGGCGTTAA
- a CDS encoding methionine ABC transporter ATP-binding protein, which produces MITLERLSKVYAGGGQPALDDVSLTVPDGAIYGILGRSGAGKSTLIRCLNLLERPTSGRILMHDVDITTLNHRELRLHRQRTGMVFQHFNLIHARNVADNIAVPLEIAGQPRDVRQARIAELLELVGLSDKAQAFPSQLSGGQKQRVGIARALAAHPDVLLCDEATSALDSETTASVLALLMDINRKLGVTIVLITHQLEVVKAICDHAALLENGRLVESGALSELLVKPYSRLRQALLPGNEAEKAFLRRIGVSGRVLCEVA; this is translated from the coding sequence ATGATCACCCTTGAGCGGCTGAGCAAAGTGTATGCCGGAGGAGGCCAACCGGCACTGGATGATGTCTCACTGACGGTGCCGGATGGCGCAATCTACGGCATTCTCGGGCGCAGCGGTGCCGGGAAAAGCACCTTGATCCGCTGCCTTAACCTGCTGGAGCGGCCCACGTCGGGCCGTATCCTGATGCATGACGTGGATATCACTACCCTTAATCATCGTGAATTGCGGCTACACCGCCAGCGCACCGGCATGGTCTTCCAGCATTTCAATCTGATTCACGCCCGCAATGTGGCCGACAATATTGCCGTGCCGCTGGAAATCGCCGGACAGCCACGTGACGTGCGCCAGGCCCGCATTGCTGAACTGCTCGAATTAGTGGGGCTGAGCGATAAAGCCCAGGCATTTCCGTCCCAGCTTTCCGGCGGGCAAAAGCAGCGTGTGGGTATTGCACGAGCCCTGGCAGCCCATCCTGATGTGCTGCTTTGTGACGAAGCGACCAGCGCGCTGGACAGTGAAACCACGGCCTCCGTGCTGGCGCTGTTAATGGACATCAACCGCAAACTGGGCGTCACCATCGTGCTGATCACTCATCAGTTGGAAGTGGTGAAAGCTATCTGCGACCACGCGGCGCTGCTGGAAAACGGCAGGCTTGTAGAGAGCGGTGCGCTGTCTGAATTACTGGTTAAACCTTATTCCCGTCTGCGCCAGGCGTTACTTCCGGGCAACGAAGCAGAAAAAGCATTTTTACGCCGCATCGGCGTTTCAGGGAGAGTGTTATGCGAAGTCGCTTAG